Proteins encoded together in one Epinephelus lanceolatus isolate andai-2023 chromosome 4, ASM4190304v1, whole genome shotgun sequence window:
- the picalmb gene encoding phosphatidylinositol binding clathrin assembly protein b isoform X3 translates to MSGQSITDRITAAQHSVTGSAVSKTVCKATTHEVMGPKKKHLDYLIHCTNEMNVNIPQLADSLFERTTNTSWVVVFKSLITTHHLMVYGNERFVQYLASRNTLFNLSNFLDKSGLQGYDMSTFIRRYSRYLNEKAVSYRQVAFDFTKVKRGVDGVMRTMNTEKLLKTIPIIQNQMDALLDFNVNANELTNGVINAAFMLLFKDSIRLFAAYNEGIINLLEKYFDMKKTQCKEGLDIYKKFLTRMTRISEFLKVAEQVGIDRGDIPDLSQAPSSLLEALEQHLASLEGKKVKDSTAASRASTLSNAVSSLASTGMSFTKVDEREKQAALEEEQARLKALKEQRLKELSKRPSFATTDTSPISTTGGTISTAPAIDLFSTPSCSNGAVKMDSDLFDLQSTFQPAMQPGSTGLPVATAWADPFTSAEAGDESMPNLNPFLSKLVVDATHLPVVSSDGVSFSSRTSGHEMFGDRYNPFIDTNSSVSTNYKRTVRIEHSISDSFCGPVSIAQHLPHQAPYPTEPSTVAGLFRGYSTPQGPPQQSAGGLQVDFESVFGAKAAGSNSLNSDDISGGILKPTLAGSNQASGQLPEKLVSDDLDSSLANLVGNLGIGNGTMKNDIHWSQPGEKRMTGGTNWQPKAAPTTTWNPVSMPSSVMAFPATTPTGMMGYGMPPQMGSMGMMNPPTMMYSQPVMRPPNPFGSVSSAQVGAQQSDHATQLMHNEMQFM, encoded by the exons ATGTCGGGGCAGAGCATTACGGACAGGATAACTGCAGCCCAGCACAGTGTAACGGGATCCGCCGTGTCGAAAACAGTATGCAAGGCCACCACTCACGAAGTCATGGGCCCCAAAAAGAAACATTTGGACT aTTTGATCCACTGCACCAACGAGATGAACGTGAACATTCCCCAACTGGCTGACTCACTGTTTGAGAGGACCACCAACACCAGCTGGGTGGTTGTGTTTAAGTCACTTATCACCACACACCATCTCATGGTCTACGGCAATGAG CGTTTTGTCCAGTACTTGGCTTCAAGGAATACACTATTCAACCTCAGCAATTTTTTGGACAAAAGTGGGTTACAAG GTTATGACATGTCCACATTTATCAGGAGGTATAGTCGATACCTGAATGAGAAAGCTGTTTCGTACAGACAGGTTGCCTTTGATTTCACAAAAGTGAAACGCGG AGTGGACGGCGTAATGAGGACCATGAATACAGAGAAGCTGCTCAAGACTATCCCCATTATTCAGAACCAGATGGACGCCCTGCTCGATTTCAAT GTCAATGCCAACGAGCTGACTAATGGAGTCATCAATGCAGCCTTCATGCTCCTCTTCAAAGACTCCATCAGGCTCTTCGCTGCTTATAATGAAGGCATTATCAATCTGCTTG AGAAATACTTCGACATGAAGAAGACTCAGTGTAAAGAAGGTTTGGACATTTACAAGAAGTTTCTCACTCGAATGACCCGGATATCAGAGTTCCTCAAAGTAGCAGAG CAGGTGGGCATCGATCGAGGAGACATCCCCGATCTTTCACAG GCTCCCAGTAGCCTTCTCGAAGCTCTGGAGCAGCACTTGGCCTCTTTAGAGGGCAAGAAGGTGAAAGACTCCACTGCAGCTAGCAG GGCCAGCACTCTGTCAAACGCAGTCTCGTCACTGGCGAGCACAGGGATGTCCTTCACTAAAGTGGATGAGCGGGAGAAGCAGGCAGCTCTCGAAGAGGAACAGGCTCGACTCAAAGCTCTGAAG GAACAGAGGCTCAAGGAGCTTTCCAAGAGGCCCTCCTTCGCTACTACTGATACATCGCCGATCTCCACCACCGGGGGCACTATCAGCACAGCACCAGCCATCGACCTCTTCTCCACACCCAGCTGCTCTAATGG TGCAGTGAAGATGGACAGCGACCTTTTTGACCTGCAGTCAACTTTCCAGCCCGCCATGCAACCAGGCTCAACGGGGCTTCCAGTGGCAACAGCGTGGGCAG ATCCTTTCACTTCTGCTGAAGCTGGAGATGAATCCATGCCAAACCTTAACCCTTTCCTCTCAAAACTCGTTGTCGATGCCACTCACTTACCTGTCGTTTCTTCAGACGGTGTTAGCTTTTCCTCTAGGACATCTGGTCATGAAATGTTTGGTG ATCGTTACAATCCCTTTATTGACACAAACTCATCCGTTTCAACCAATTACAAACGCACAGTGCGGATAGAACACTCCATCTCAG ACTCCTTCTGTGGTCCAGTGTCCATTGCCCAGCACCTCCCACACCAGGCTCCCTACCCCACTGAGCCCTCTACTGTAGCAGGTCTATTCAGAG GATACTCAACGCCACAGGGCCCTCCACAGCAGTCAGCAGGGGGACTCCAAGTGGACTTTGAGTCAGTTTTTGGAGCCAAAGCCGCAGGCAGCAACAGCCTCAATTCTGATG atATTTCTGGGGGCATCCTGAAACCGACTCTTGCTGGCTCCAACCAGGCGTCCGGTCAGCTGCCAGAGAAACTAGTGTCAGATGACCTTGACTCCTCCCTGGCTAACCTTGTCGGCA accTCGGCATCGGGAATGGCACGATGAAAAA TGACATCCACTGGAGCCAGCCAGGGGAGAAGAGGATGACCGGCGGCACCAACTGGCAGCCCAAAGCAGCGCCAACCACGACCTGGAACCCCGTTTCCATG cCATCGTCAGTCATGGCCTTCCCCGCCACCACACCCACAGGCATGATGGGATACGGCATG
- the picalmb gene encoding phosphatidylinositol binding clathrin assembly protein b isoform X5 has protein sequence MSGQSITDRITAAQHSVTGSAVSKTVCKATTHEVMGPKKKHLDYLIHCTNEMNVNIPQLADSLFERTTNTSWVVVFKSLITTHHLMVYGNERFVQYLASRNTLFNLSNFLDKSGLQGYDMSTFIRRYSRYLNEKAVSYRQVAFDFTKVKRGVDGVMRTMNTEKLLKTIPIIQNQMDALLDFNVNANELTNGVINAAFMLLFKDSIRLFAAYNEGIINLLEKYFDMKKTQCKEGLDIYKKFLTRMTRISEFLKVAEQVGIDRGDIPDLSQAPSSLLEALEQHLASLEGKKVKDSTAASRASTLSNAVSSLASTGMSFTKVDEREKQAALEEEQARLKALKEQRLKELSKRPSFATTDTSPISTTGGTISTAPAIDLFSTPSCSNGAVKMDSDLFDLQSTFQPAMQPGSTGLPVATAWADPFTSAEAGDESMPNLNPFLSKLVVDATHLPVVSSDGVSFSSRTSGHEMFGDSFCGPVSIAQHLPHQAPYPTEPSTVAGLFRGYSTPQGPPQQSAGGLQVDFESVFGAKAAGSNSLNSDDISGGILKPTLAGSNQASGQLPEKLVSDDLDSSLANLVGNLGIGNGTMKNDIHWSQPGEKRMTGGTNWQPKAAPTTTWNPVSMPSSVMAFPATTPTGMMGYGMPPQMGSMGMMNPPTMMYSQPVMRPPNPFGSVSSAQPSAASSPSSQSPLRAPGQDPFAHLSLKDFL, from the exons ATGTCGGGGCAGAGCATTACGGACAGGATAACTGCAGCCCAGCACAGTGTAACGGGATCCGCCGTGTCGAAAACAGTATGCAAGGCCACCACTCACGAAGTCATGGGCCCCAAAAAGAAACATTTGGACT aTTTGATCCACTGCACCAACGAGATGAACGTGAACATTCCCCAACTGGCTGACTCACTGTTTGAGAGGACCACCAACACCAGCTGGGTGGTTGTGTTTAAGTCACTTATCACCACACACCATCTCATGGTCTACGGCAATGAG CGTTTTGTCCAGTACTTGGCTTCAAGGAATACACTATTCAACCTCAGCAATTTTTTGGACAAAAGTGGGTTACAAG GTTATGACATGTCCACATTTATCAGGAGGTATAGTCGATACCTGAATGAGAAAGCTGTTTCGTACAGACAGGTTGCCTTTGATTTCACAAAAGTGAAACGCGG AGTGGACGGCGTAATGAGGACCATGAATACAGAGAAGCTGCTCAAGACTATCCCCATTATTCAGAACCAGATGGACGCCCTGCTCGATTTCAAT GTCAATGCCAACGAGCTGACTAATGGAGTCATCAATGCAGCCTTCATGCTCCTCTTCAAAGACTCCATCAGGCTCTTCGCTGCTTATAATGAAGGCATTATCAATCTGCTTG AGAAATACTTCGACATGAAGAAGACTCAGTGTAAAGAAGGTTTGGACATTTACAAGAAGTTTCTCACTCGAATGACCCGGATATCAGAGTTCCTCAAAGTAGCAGAG CAGGTGGGCATCGATCGAGGAGACATCCCCGATCTTTCACAG GCTCCCAGTAGCCTTCTCGAAGCTCTGGAGCAGCACTTGGCCTCTTTAGAGGGCAAGAAGGTGAAAGACTCCACTGCAGCTAGCAG GGCCAGCACTCTGTCAAACGCAGTCTCGTCACTGGCGAGCACAGGGATGTCCTTCACTAAAGTGGATGAGCGGGAGAAGCAGGCAGCTCTCGAAGAGGAACAGGCTCGACTCAAAGCTCTGAAG GAACAGAGGCTCAAGGAGCTTTCCAAGAGGCCCTCCTTCGCTACTACTGATACATCGCCGATCTCCACCACCGGGGGCACTATCAGCACAGCACCAGCCATCGACCTCTTCTCCACACCCAGCTGCTCTAATGG TGCAGTGAAGATGGACAGCGACCTTTTTGACCTGCAGTCAACTTTCCAGCCCGCCATGCAACCAGGCTCAACGGGGCTTCCAGTGGCAACAGCGTGGGCAG ATCCTTTCACTTCTGCTGAAGCTGGAGATGAATCCATGCCAAACCTTAACCCTTTCCTCTCAAAACTCGTTGTCGATGCCACTCACTTACCTGTCGTTTCTTCAGACGGTGTTAGCTTTTCCTCTAGGACATCTGGTCATGAAATGTTTGGTG ACTCCTTCTGTGGTCCAGTGTCCATTGCCCAGCACCTCCCACACCAGGCTCCCTACCCCACTGAGCCCTCTACTGTAGCAGGTCTATTCAGAG GATACTCAACGCCACAGGGCCCTCCACAGCAGTCAGCAGGGGGACTCCAAGTGGACTTTGAGTCAGTTTTTGGAGCCAAAGCCGCAGGCAGCAACAGCCTCAATTCTGATG atATTTCTGGGGGCATCCTGAAACCGACTCTTGCTGGCTCCAACCAGGCGTCCGGTCAGCTGCCAGAGAAACTAGTGTCAGATGACCTTGACTCCTCCCTGGCTAACCTTGTCGGCA accTCGGCATCGGGAATGGCACGATGAAAAA TGACATCCACTGGAGCCAGCCAGGGGAGAAGAGGATGACCGGCGGCACCAACTGGCAGCCCAAAGCAGCGCCAACCACGACCTGGAACCCCGTTTCCATG cCATCGTCAGTCATGGCCTTCCCCGCCACCACACCCACAGGCATGATGGGATACGGCATG